Proteins co-encoded in one Arthrobacter globiformis genomic window:
- a CDS encoding MinD/ParA family ATP-binding protein, producing MPEPADNRLAEADTDAEQPELRRRFRRRNADGSDAWTGTFPAVTPEPTAPPRPIRSSSWAEAAAAADALSDSPPAAAAAPPTPDRQPAGAPPSRVPESLPEPEVPAAGATAMPTSFVREQKPRPKKGFRGFLYRATGGAWNLGPSALEREEDELARRIARQLQGSFNTAVLSLKGGIGKTSTTVGVGLTLAEFRGDPPCAIDANPDSGDLVERALGEGIYQQATPRTITDLLRNIDSVDSLTELSRYMHHSGRLHLIAGEQDPEVSDSLTAEEYLRIRKLISSYYSVALTDCGTGVTHNAMSGILQSADNLIIAAGYAVSGAKRARSTLQWLAGHGYEDLARNAIVVITDKDEVSNRVDKDAIEEHLAGMCRELIAVPHDRGVADGDLVTLDHLKPETRRAYKEIAAAIVDGYR from the coding sequence ATGCCTGAACCAGCGGATAACCGATTAGCCGAGGCCGATACTGACGCGGAGCAGCCCGAGCTGCGCCGCCGCTTCCGTCGTCGCAATGCCGACGGCTCCGACGCCTGGACAGGAACCTTTCCCGCCGTGACACCTGAGCCCACCGCACCGCCCCGTCCCATCCGGAGCTCGTCTTGGGCGGAAGCAGCCGCGGCCGCCGACGCTCTATCCGACTCGCCGCCCGCCGCCGCAGCTGCTCCGCCGACGCCGGACCGCCAGCCGGCGGGAGCACCGCCGTCGCGCGTTCCGGAAAGCCTCCCGGAACCGGAGGTGCCGGCAGCGGGCGCCACCGCTATGCCGACGTCGTTCGTCCGCGAGCAGAAGCCGCGGCCCAAGAAGGGCTTCCGCGGCTTCCTGTACCGGGCCACTGGCGGCGCCTGGAACCTCGGTCCAAGCGCGCTGGAACGCGAGGAGGACGAGCTGGCGCGCCGGATCGCGCGCCAGCTGCAGGGCAGCTTCAACACAGCCGTGCTCAGCCTGAAGGGCGGCATTGGCAAGACATCCACCACTGTGGGTGTCGGGCTTACCCTGGCTGAGTTCCGTGGCGACCCGCCCTGTGCCATCGATGCAAATCCCGACTCCGGTGACCTCGTGGAGCGTGCCCTCGGCGAGGGCATCTACCAGCAGGCCACACCGCGGACCATCACGGACCTGCTGAGAAACATCGACTCCGTCGACTCGCTGACTGAGCTGTCCCGCTACATGCACCACTCCGGGCGGCTGCACCTCATCGCCGGCGAGCAGGACCCCGAGGTGTCCGACTCGCTCACAGCGGAGGAGTACCTGCGGATCCGCAAGCTCATCTCCAGCTACTACTCCGTGGCGCTGACCGACTGCGGCACCGGCGTGACGCACAATGCGATGAGTGGAATTCTGCAGTCCGCAGACAACCTGATCATCGCCGCCGGCTACGCAGTGAGCGGCGCCAAACGCGCCCGCAGTACGCTGCAGTGGCTGGCCGGCCACGGCTACGAGGACCTGGCACGCAACGCAATCGTGGTGATCACGGACAAGGACGAGGTCTCCAACCGCGTGGACAAAGACGCCATCGAGGAACACCTGGCCGGCATGTGCCGTGAGCTCATTGCCGTGCCGCACGACCGGGGAGTGGCCGACGGGGACCTGGTAACTCTGGACCACCTGAAGCCCGAGACACGGCGTGCGTACAAGGAGATTGCTGCGGCGATCGTGGACGGGTACCGGTAG